The Aeromicrobium tamlense nucleotide sequence GCTGGCCTGAAGGCCCACCCCGCTCAGCGGCTGAGGGCCTCCACGACGCGCTGGGCGGCGCGGCCGTCGCCGTAGGGCGTGGCGTCCGTGGGCTGCGGGTCGAGGCTGGCCAGGGCCCACGCGATCGTGCGCGGGTCGGACGCCAGCACGTTCCAGCCCAGCTCCACCGTCTCGACCCACTCGGTCTCGGTGCGCACGGTGACGCACGGGACCCGCAGCAGGAAGGCCTCCTTCTGCAGGCCTCCCGAGTCGGTGATCACCGAGTGCGCGCCTGCCGCAGCGGCCACGAGGCGTCCGTACGGCAGCGGCTCGTGCACGCGCACCGAGCCCTGCTCGAGCACGATGCCGAAGTCGGCGCAGCGCTGCACGAGGCGCGGGTGCGCCAACAGCACGACCGGACGCTCCAGGCCCTGCAGGCCCTCGACGATCGCGCGCAGGCGCTCGGGGTCGTCGGTGTTCTCGGCCCGGTGGATCGTGGAGACGTGGTACTCCCCCGGCGTGACGCCGAGGTCGGGGATCTCGAGCTCGCCGGAGTCGATCCGGCGCTTGATGCCCGTCAGCACGTCGGTCATGACGTCGCCGACGAGCACGGAGCGCTCGGCGAGACCCTCGGTGGCGAGGTGCGCCATGGCCTGCTCGGTGGGCGCCAGCAGCAGGTCGGCGGCGTGATCGGTCAGAACGCGGTTGTGCTCCTCGGGCATCGCGCGGTTGAACGACCGCAGCCCGGCCTCGAGGTGCGCGAGCGGGACCTGCAGCTTCGCGGCGCTGACCGCTCCGGCCAGCGTGGAGTTCGTGTCGCCGTAGACCAGGACCCAGTCGGGACGGTGCTCGAGGATGACGTCGTCCATCCGCGCGAGCATCGCGCCGGTCTGGGCGCCGTGGCCGGCCGAGCCGATCTCGAGGTTCACGTCGGGCTCGGCGATGTCGAGCTCGCGGAAGAACTCGCCCGACATCCGCTCGTCGTAGTGCTGGCCGGTGTGCACGATGACGTGCTCGACGCCGGCCGCGCGGAACGCGTGGTCGATGGGCGCCAGCTTCACGAACTGCGGGCGGGCCCCGACGATGCTGAGGACCTTCACGTCAGCCGCCGATGACGACGCGGCGGACACCGGTCCAGCGCTCGGGATCGGTGACGCGGCGGCCGTCGACGATGACCTCGACGCCCGGGAAGTCCGAGGCCGCGAGCTCGCGGTACTCCGCGTGGTCGGCCTGGACGACGATCGCGTCGACGGGCTCGCCGTCGTACGCGGGCAGCTTGAGCGCCTCGAGCTCCTCGGGCTTGTACATCGGGTCGCTGACGTGGACCTCGGCGCCGCGGGCGCGCAGCTCGTCGACCGTGCCGAAGACGCCGGAGAACGCCGTCTCCTTCACACCGCCGCGGTAGGAGGCGCCGAGCACCAGGACGCGCTTGCCGGTGAGGTCGCCCGCGGCGGCCGCCAGCAGGTCGACCGCGTAGGCGGGCATCGCGGCGTTGGCCTCGCGGGCCGAGCGCACGACGGTGGCGTCGGGGTCGTTCCACAGGTACAGCCGCGGATAGACCGGGATGCAGTGGCCGCCGACGGCGATGCCCGGCAGGTGGATGTGGCTGAACGGCTGACTGTTGCAGGCCTCGATGACCTTGAGCACGTCGATGCCGTGCTGGTCGGAGAAGCGGGCGAACTGGTTGGCCAGGCCGATGTTGACGTCGCGGTACGTGGTCTCGGCGAGCTTCGCCAGCTCGGCGGCCTCGGCGGTGCCCATGTCCCAGACGCCGTTCGGGCGGGGCAGGTCCTGGCGCTCGTCGAAGTCCAGCACGGTCTCGTAGAACTCGACGGCCTTGGCCGTGGCGGCCTCGTCGAGTCCGCCGACCAGCTTGGGGTACTTGCGCAGGTCGGCGAAGACGCGACCGGTGAGCACGCGCTCGGGGCTGAAGACGAGGTGGAAGTCCTGGCCGGCGGTCAGGCCCGAGCCATCCTGCAGCATCGGCGCCCAGCGGGTGCGGGTGGTGCCGACCGGGAGGGTCGTCTCGTAGATGACGGTGGTGCCGGGCTTGAGGCCGCGCGCGATGTCCTGCGTGGCCGAGTCCATCCAGCCGAAGTCGGGCGTGCCGTCGGCGCCGACGAACAGCGGCACGACGATGACGACGAACTCCGACTGCGAGACGGCGTCGGCGGTGTCGGTGGTGGCGACGAGGTGGCCGGAGCCGACGACCTCGGCCAGCTTCTCGGCGAGGTGGGCCTCGCCGGGGAAGGGCTCGGTGCCGGCGTTCACCGTCTCGACGACGGTGGGGCTGACGTCGGCGCCGAACACCTTCTGGCCCTTCGAGGCGAACTGGACGGCCAGCGGGAGGCCGATCTTGCCCAGTCCGACGACGGTGATGTTCATGGGGTTCCTTCGAGGGTGGGGGTCGGGGCCGCGCCGTAGGCGGCGGCGAGGGTCTGCGGGTCGCGGGCCTTGACCGTGGCGTCGGCGCGGTGGCCGTACTCGGCGACCAGCAGCGGGCGCGCCTGGGCGGCCCACGGACGCTTCGGCTTCTTCTCGCCGGTGCGGTCCCACACGACGCGGACCGGGTGGTCGATCCGGGCGGCGGCCCGCACGGCGACGGACATCATCACGGGGCCCTCGGCGTGGATCACGTCGGGCGCGAGCTCGTCGAGGGCGGGACCGAGGTGCAGCTCGGGATCGAGCAGCGCGGGGTCGAGGCGTGCCCACGCGTGCTGACGCGACGTGGTGCGCCACAGGCGGCGGGCCGCGCGGTCGACGGGACGGCGACGGCCCTTGCGGACCTTGTAGGCCTCGCGGGTGGCCTCGGTGCGCTCGGCGACCCAGCGGCGCTCGGCGCGCGCCAGGAAGAGGCGAGCGCGCGGGACGAGGGGCACCTTGGTGTTGCCACTCTTCACGTAGGCGACGTCGCGCTGGAACATGGACTCGCTGACGCGCGCCTGCGCCGCGGCCTGGCGGACGCCGGCCTTCAGCAGGGTGCGGTAGCCCAGCGGCTTGGTCCAGCGCGGCGAGCGCGCACCGTGACGGCCGGCACCGAGCCACTTCGGCACTGGCACCGTGGAGACGGCAACGTCGTCGACGAGCAGCGGCCCGCCCTCGAGGGCGTCGCCCTTGGCCAGCACGTGCACCTCGAACCCGAGGTCGCGCAGGGCGGTGACGTGGGCGCCGAGGGGCTCGGCGGCGGTGTCGCGCAGGACGACGACGCGCAGGGCGCTCATGCGGTGGCTCCGATCACGGCGGGGTCGAAGCCGACCAGGTCGCGGTAGACCTCGTGCATCGCGTCGGCCTGGTGCTCCCAGGTCCACGCGTCGAGCAGGCCGGGCTGGTCGTAGGCCGCGACGTAGCGCTCGCGGTCGGCCAGCACGGCACGGACGGCGCGGACGAAGTCGTCGACGTCGCCGACGCGGAAGACCTCGCCCTGGCCCGTGCGGCGGATCGTCTCGGCCATGAACCTCACGTCGCTGCCCACGATCGGCAGGCGGGCCTGCGAGTACTCGTAGAACTTCGTGGCGAGCGAGATCTCGTGGTTCATCATGTGGATCAGCGAGTGCACGCCCAGCGTGGCCGACGACAGGTACGGCACGATCTGCTCGACCGGCACGTAGGGCAGGATGTGCAGCCGCTCGGCGGCGCCCAGCTCGGCGGCACGCTCCTGGAGCCCGAGCACGACCGGCGAGTCGGGCTGGCCGACGACGAGCGCGACGTGCAGGTCGGGCAGGTGGCCGAGGGACTCGATGACCACGCCGACGCCGCGGTTGGGGTCGACGTAGCCGCTGTAGACGATGAGCGGGACCTCGTCGGCCAGGCCGCAGCGGGCGCGGACGCTGGGCGCCTCGGGCGGCGGGTCCTGGACGATCGGCGTGTTGAGCACGATCGTGGGGCGCTCGGGCAGGCCGTGGTGCTCCTGCAGCAGGTCGGCGATCGGGTCGCTGACGGTGAGCACGGCGTCGGCATACTGCGCGTGCTCGGCCTCGAGCTGCTGCAGCGACGGGATCCAGCGCGGGTGCGCGGTGGCGTGCTCGACGCCGGGCATGAACTCGTGCGCGTCCCACACCAGCTTCACGTCGCGGCCGGCGGCGCGGGCGCGGAACGTGGCGCGCGCGGCGACGAACAGCATGCGGAAGTCGTTGGCGTGGATGAGGTCGGGCCGCAGCCGGTCGATCGCCGGCGCGAACGCCTCGTCCCACGACTCGATGTTGGGGTCGAGGTGGTTCCAGGACTTCGTGCCGAGGACCTTCATCCACGCGGCGGTGCTCAGGCGGTCGACCAGGCCGTGCATGCGGTGGCGCTTGCGGCGCACCTCGATCGTGCGCTCTCGACGGAAGCCGCGCCACGACGCGAGGGCCCGGTTGGCGGCGATGCGGGCCGACAGGACGACGCGCCCGGGGCCCGACGCGCTGCGGCGGCGGTCCTCCAGGACACGCGCCTGCGCCTCGCACCAGCCGAACAGCTGGTTGGCCCGCGCGCCCGTGCGGTACGCCAGCGGGTCGCGCCAGCGCGGCGACCGCGCGAGGTGCGCGCGCTCGATCCGCTCGGGGCGGTAGTCGACGAGCTCGACCGTGGCGTCGCCGACCTTCCACGGAGGGATGACGTCCTCGGTGCGGTTGATGCCCAGGAGCGTGACCTCCCAGCCGCGCTCGGCCATGGAGCGCGCCTGCTTCTGCACCCGCGAGTCGCGACGCACGTCGTTGTCGACGAGCATCACGACCTTGTTCGGCTGGCCGCTCACGCCAGATCGACCCGCTGACCGCCTCCGTCGGCGGAGTCGATCATCGCCTGCGCCACCTCGACGGTGCGGCGGCCCTGCGCGAGGGTGACGATGTCGGTGTCCTGACCGAGGACGGCATCGCGGAACGTCTCGTGCTCCACCAGCAGCGGCTCGCGCTTGGGGATCGCGAAGCGCGTGACGTCGCCCTCGGCGACGCCCCGGAAGGCGCTCAGCGCGTCCCAGTCGAGCGCGACGGTGGCGTTGCGGTGGAACGTCAGGTCGGCGGTGAGGGTGTCGGCCACGTAGGCGCCGCGCTCGCCGGTGATGACGGTGCAGCGCTCCTTCATCGGGCTGAGCCAGTTCACCAGGTGGCTGACGATGATGTCGCCCGACAGCGTGCCGACGGCGGCGACCATGTCCTCGTGCGGCCGGCCGCTCTTGGTGACGGTGCGCGCGCTGATGTCGAGGTAGGACTCGCCGGTGACGAACGACGCGATGTCGATGTCGTGCGTGGCGAGATCCTTGACGACGCCCACGTCGGCGATGCGGTGCGGGAACGGGCCCTGGCGGCGGGTGACGACCTGGTAGATCTGGCCGAGCTCGCCCTCCTCCAGCTTGGCGCGCAGCGCCTGCAGCGAGGGGTTGTAGCGCTCGATGTGGCCGACGCCGCCGACCAGGCCGGCGTCGCCGAACGCCTTCTCGAGACGGGCGGCGCCCTCGACCGTGGAGGCCAGCGGCTTCTCGATCAGCGCGTGGACGCCGGCGGACGCGAGCGCCAGGCCGACCTCCTCGTGCAGGCTCGTGGGGCACGCGACGACCGCGTAGTCGATGCCGAGCGCGATGAGCGACTCGACGTCGGGCACGACGTCGGCGCCGAACAGGCCGGCCTCGAGGGCGGGGTCGCTGATCGCGACGAAGTCGACGCCGTCGAGCTGGCCGAGGATCCGCGCGTGGTTGCGACCCATCGCGCCGGCACCGATGAGGCCGGCGCGCAGCGGGGCGCTCACGCGGTGGCTCCGGCCTCGTTGACGGCCGCGACGATGCGGTCGACGTCGGCGTCGCTCAGGCTCGGGTGCACCGGGATCGAGACGACCTCGGCGGCCGCCTGCTCGGTGGCGGGCAGGTCCCAGCGCGGGTCAGGGGCGCCGTCGACGAGGTACGGGCGCAGGCGGTGCACCGGCGTCGGGTAGTACACGGCGTTGCCGATGCCGGCGTCGGTGAGGCGCTTCTGGAAGCCGTCGCGGTCGTTCTCCACGCGCACCGTGTACTGGTGGTAGACGTGGCGTGCGCCCTCGGCGACCGGGGGTACGACGACCGAGGTGATCTCGGCGTCGAAGCGGGCGGCGATCGCGCGGCGGCGCTCGGTCCACTCGTGCAGGCGGGTGAGCTGCGTGCGGCCGATCGCGGCGGCGACGTCGGTGAGGCGCATGTTCACGCCGACGATCTCGTTGGCGTAGCGCTGCTCCATGCCCTGGTTGCGCAGCAGGCGGATCGTGCGCGCGACCTCGGCGTCGTTCGTGGTGACCATGCCGCCCTCGAGCGAGTGCATGTTCTTGGTCGGGTAGAAGCTGAACGCGGCGGCGGAGCCGAAGCCACCGACCGGCTTGCCGCCGATCGCGGCGCCGTGCGCCTGGGCCGCGTCCTCGACGACCGCGAGGCCGTGCGTGGAGGCCAGCTCCATGATCGTGGTCATCGCGGCGGGGTGTCCGTAGAGGTGCACCGGCATGATGCCCGCGGTCTTCGGGCCGATCGCGGCGCGGACGGCCTCGGGGTCGACGCAGAACGAGTCGAGGTCGATGTCGACGAACACCGGCTCGGCGCCGACGAGCTTGATCGCGTTGCCCGACGCGGCGAACGTGAACGACGGGACGATGACCTCGTCGCCCGGGCCGATGCCCAGCGCCATCAGGGCCAGCTGGAGCGCCGAGGTGCCGGAGTTGACGGCCACGGCGTGCTCGGAGCCGGCGACGGCGCTGAACTCCTCCTCGAAGGCCTTGACCTCGGGACCCTGCACGACCATGCCGCTGCGGAGCACGCGCACCGCGGCCTCGATGTCGACCTCGTCGATGATGGGCTTGGCGGGCGGGATGAAAGGCTGTTCAGACACGGGTAACACCCTACTTCGTATGTGGGGACGGGCCATGTTCCGGCACCGCCGCGGGGGCAGAGTTCTCGAACCAGCGCGCCAGCACCTCGGCCGAGCGGCGGCCGTCGTGGACGGCCTCCACGAAGGCCCGGCCGTCGCGGGCGGCGGCGCGGCCCGCCTCGCGGTCGGCGAGCAGCCCGAGGACGACGTCGCGCAGGGTCTCGGGGTCGGCCTGCAGGATCGGCACCTCGAGACCCGTCTCGGCGCGGACGTGCGCGCGCACGCCGGGCGACACGTGGCTGACCACGGTGCGGCCCGCGGCGAGGGCCTCGCACGCCGCGACGCCGTAGTCGGCGGCGCCGAACTGGTCGACGACGATGTCGGCGGTGCCGAACACCTGCGGCATCTCCTCGATCGGCACGCCCTGGACGCGGCGGTACTCGATGAGGCCCTGCGCGTCGAGGTCGGCGAGCACGGGGTCGATGTGGTGCGACCCCTTCTGCTTGCTGCTCGGGGCGTGCGCCACCACGGGGCGCTCGCGCTCGAGGACGGGCTCGTCGCTGTGCCAGCGGTCGACGTCGACCACGAGCGGCAGCCACGTGCCGTTCGGGACGAACTCGAGCAGACCGGGGGTGGAGAGGAAGACCGGTCCGGGGTCGCTCGTGTAGACCTCGACGTTGCGCCGCGAGGAGTGCTCCAGCTGTCGCACCCAGGCCGCGTCCATGCCGTCGTACTGGGCCCAGCGCTCGTTCGCCGCGTGCACCGACGGGATGCGGGCGTCGCTGCCGTGCGAGAGCAGCGCGACGCGCAGGCCGGCGTCGCGCAGCTCGGCGACGACGTGCTCGAGCGGCATGACGGACTCGCCCAGCACCGGCAGGCCGGCCTCGACGATCACGTGCGTGTAGGTGGCGAGGACGTGCTCGCGCCAGGCGCGGCGCCAGCCGAGGTCGCCCTGGAAGCGGCGACGGTCGACCGTGAGGTCGGCCGGGTACGGGTGCAGGAGGCGGCGGTCCTTGAAGTTCTGCGCGGCGGCGCCCGGGACGTGCGCGTCGACGGCGCGGGCCCAGGCGTGCGCCTGTCCGGCGTAGTTCGCGGGGGCGATCAGGAGCCGGGCGGGGCCGTCGGCGATCGGTGGCATCGTGGCGTCGGCGGCGTCGGGTCCGGCGGGTGGCGTGGGTGCGGGCACGTCGACGCGCTCGGCCTCGAGCGCCTCGCGGACCCGCGCGGCACGGTTGACGAACACGGTGCCCTCGACGCGGCGGCCGAGCTCCCACACGCTGCGGCAGGCGGCGTCGTCCATCGCGACGACGACGTCGGCCCACTGCGCCAGCTCGACGGGCCGGTCGTCCTCGCGGCACCACGTGGCGAGGCGCTCGCGCAGCTTCGGGGCGGGCGCGGGCTCGGGGGCCGGAGGCGGCGTGGGACGCGAGCCGGTGACCCGGCTCCACACCCGCGCGCCGAAGCCGCGCGGCGCG carries:
- a CDS encoding glycosyltransferase family 4 protein — its product is MSGQPNKVVMLVDNDVRRDSRVQKQARSMAERGWEVTLLGINRTEDVIPPWKVGDATVELVDYRPERIERAHLARSPRWRDPLAYRTGARANQLFGWCEAQARVLEDRRRSASGPGRVVLSARIAANRALASWRGFRRERTIEVRRKRHRMHGLVDRLSTAAWMKVLGTKSWNHLDPNIESWDEAFAPAIDRLRPDLIHANDFRMLFVAARATFRARAAGRDVKLVWDAHEFMPGVEHATAHPRWIPSLQQLEAEHAQYADAVLTVSDPIADLLQEHHGLPERPTIVLNTPIVQDPPPEAPSVRARCGLADEVPLIVYSGYVDPNRGVGVVIESLGHLPDLHVALVVGQPDSPVVLGLQERAAELGAAERLHILPYVPVEQIVPYLSSATLGVHSLIHMMNHEISLATKFYEYSQARLPIVGSDVRFMAETIRRTGQGEVFRVGDVDDFVRAVRAVLADRERYVAAYDQPGLLDAWTWEHQADAMHEVYRDLVGFDPAVIGATA
- a CDS encoding Gfo/Idh/MocA family protein — its product is MSAPLRAGLIGAGAMGRNHARILGQLDGVDFVAISDPALEAGLFGADVVPDVESLIALGIDYAVVACPTSLHEEVGLALASAGVHALIEKPLASTVEGAARLEKAFGDAGLVGGVGHIERYNPSLQALRAKLEEGELGQIYQVVTRRQGPFPHRIADVGVVKDLATHDIDIASFVTGESYLDISARTVTKSGRPHEDMVAAVGTLSGDIIVSHLVNWLSPMKERCTVITGERGAYVADTLTADLTFHRNATVALDWDALSAFRGVAEGDVTRFAIPKREPLLVEHETFRDAVLGQDTDIVTLAQGRRTVEVAQAMIDSADGGGQRVDLA
- a CDS encoding nucleotide sugar dehydrogenase; this encodes MNITVVGLGKIGLPLAVQFASKGQKVFGADVSPTVVETVNAGTEPFPGEAHLAEKLAEVVGSGHLVATTDTADAVSQSEFVVIVVPLFVGADGTPDFGWMDSATQDIARGLKPGTTVIYETTLPVGTTRTRWAPMLQDGSGLTAGQDFHLVFSPERVLTGRVFADLRKYPKLVGGLDEAATAKAVEFYETVLDFDERQDLPRPNGVWDMGTAEAAELAKLAETTYRDVNIGLANQFARFSDQHGIDVLKVIEACNSQPFSHIHLPGIAVGGHCIPVYPRLYLWNDPDATVVRSAREANAAMPAYAVDLLAAAAGDLTGKRVLVLGASYRGGVKETAFSGVFGTVDELRARGAEVHVSDPMYKPEELEALKLPAYDGEPVDAIVVQADHAEYRELAASDFPGVEVIVDGRRVTDPERWTGVRRVVIGG
- a CDS encoding glycosyltransferase family protein, which gives rise to MTRVLAVTARARYPETWLDNLLEKLDLGGDVEVRVLAAKRPKPAFDAEFAVMPPLPKPPKVEPAPRGFGARVWSRVTGSRPTPPPAPEPAPAPKLRERLATWCREDDRPVELAQWADVVVAMDDAACRSVWELGRRVEGTVFVNRAARVREALEAERVDVPAPTPPAGPDAADATMPPIADGPARLLIAPANYAGQAHAWARAVDAHVPGAAAQNFKDRRLLHPYPADLTVDRRRFQGDLGWRRAWREHVLATYTHVIVEAGLPVLGESVMPLEHVVAELRDAGLRVALLSHGSDARIPSVHAANERWAQYDGMDAAWVRQLEHSSRRNVEVYTSDPGPVFLSTPGLLEFVPNGTWLPLVVDVDRWHSDEPVLERERPVVAHAPSSKQKGSHHIDPVLADLDAQGLIEYRRVQGVPIEEMPQVFGTADIVVDQFGAADYGVAACEALAAGRTVVSHVSPGVRAHVRAETGLEVPILQADPETLRDVVLGLLADREAGRAAARDGRAFVEAVHDGRRSAEVLARWFENSAPAAVPEHGPSPHTK
- the wecB gene encoding non-hydrolyzing UDP-N-acetylglucosamine 2-epimerase codes for the protein MKVLSIVGARPQFVKLAPIDHAFRAAGVEHVIVHTGQHYDERMSGEFFRELDIAEPDVNLEIGSAGHGAQTGAMLARMDDVILEHRPDWVLVYGDTNSTLAGAVSAAKLQVPLAHLEAGLRSFNRAMPEEHNRVLTDHAADLLLAPTEQAMAHLATEGLAERSVLVGDVMTDVLTGIKRRIDSGELEIPDLGVTPGEYHVSTIHRAENTDDPERLRAIVEGLQGLERPVVLLAHPRLVQRCADFGIVLEQGSVRVHEPLPYGRLVAAAAGAHSVITDSGGLQKEAFLLRVPCVTVRTETEWVETVELGWNVLASDPRTIAWALASLDPQPTDATPYGDGRAAQRVVEALSR
- a CDS encoding DegT/DnrJ/EryC1/StrS family aminotransferase; the protein is MSEQPFIPPAKPIIDEVDIEAAVRVLRSGMVVQGPEVKAFEEEFSAVAGSEHAVAVNSGTSALQLALMALGIGPGDEVIVPSFTFAASGNAIKLVGAEPVFVDIDLDSFCVDPEAVRAAIGPKTAGIMPVHLYGHPAAMTTIMELASTHGLAVVEDAAQAHGAAIGGKPVGGFGSAAAFSFYPTKNMHSLEGGMVTTNDAEVARTIRLLRNQGMEQRYANEIVGVNMRLTDVAAAIGRTQLTRLHEWTERRRAIAARFDAEITSVVVPPVAEGARHVYHQYTVRVENDRDGFQKRLTDAGIGNAVYYPTPVHRLRPYLVDGAPDPRWDLPATEQAAAEVVSIPVHPSLSDADVDRIVAAVNEAGATA